The following nucleotide sequence is from Anabaena sphaerica FACHB-251.
TATCACCCATTTTTTCATAAACAAAATATAGCCAAGCTAATTTGGCATCGGTATCTAAAGCATTAAACTCTGCCACTAAATTTTGAGTTTCCTGGCTCTGAGCTTGATGAGAAATAGTTTTATTGTAACTTGCGGTCATATCATCACCAGCGCAATTTAACAGTTAAGACCTACAGGATTATCAGACTTTTATAATTCTGTTCTAGTACCAAAAGAAAGATGTTTAATAATTAGCTAATTTAGTTATTTATCTACCCTTTAATAGAGTTGGATATCTCTCTTAGGGAGCAAGATTTTAATATTTTTTTTAGCTATTTTAGATAAAGTTGCACCAGCAGCAATGTAAATATTAATTAAGGTTTTAGTTATGTCTGATAAAGTGAAGCCTAATCCCAATCAAGCTACCACTCATGATGCAAAATTAGCTGCCGAACAAATAGTGAACGGTGAAGAAAAAGCGCCAAAGGTAGATTTTGAAGCTGATTATGCAGCTGCACAGCAATTCAGTGTTAGTGAAATTGACCGCACAGATGAAGGTTCTGCTGCGGCTGAAGCGGCCACTGCACCTAAATATGACATCCCTGAACCAGAAGAGACACAAACTCAAGCACAGTCTACTGGTAATCCTGATGATTATGTAGAAATGGCTAAGGAAATTGGTGCTTCTAGAGATGAAGCTGTGACTAGCATCAGTGATGATTTAGTAAAAAAAGCTTTGAAAAAGGGTGAAGCTGCTCATCAGTAATTAAAGATTTTCTATCAAAAACATATTTTTAGAATTGCAATAAAGATATTATTGCTAATGCTCAACCGGAATCAGGTTGGGCTTTTAACAACTTTTGACAACATCCAATAATTCACTGGGATGATGAATTAAAAAGTCAGGATTTTCCTTGGCTAGTGCTTCTGGAGAATTAAACCCCCACGTCACCGCAATCACCTTAATATTAGCTTTTTTTGCAGCCTCTATATCTCTGGTTTCATCCCCCACATAAATTACTGTTGGGGGTTTGATTTGTCTTTGCCTTAATACATTATTAATTATCGTTGTTTTGCCAAAAATCGTTACTCCAGAATAGATAAATTCAAATAGATAATCTAAATCATGACACTTGAGAAATTTGCTCACGTTTTCTGGAGAGTTAGAAGTAATCACTCCCAGTCTATATCCCTGATGA
It contains:
- a CDS encoding HAD-IA family hydrolase, with translation MTQKVIIFDFDGTIADTVDALVTIANRLAVEFGYIQISPNELTLLRNLTSREIIKYSGVSLLKIPFLVKKVKGELKNKIQELEPISGVTEALIALHHQGYRLGVITSNSPENVSKFLKCHDLDYLFEFIYSGVTIFGKTTIINNVLRQRQIKPPTVIYVGDETRDIEAAKKANIKVIAVTWGFNSPEALAKENPDFLIHHPSELLDVVKSC